The sequence CGGAAACTGGCGGCCGAACACAAGGTCACGCGCCTGCTGGCGGTGGAGTGGAACGTCGGCCGGACCGGGATCATCGCCCCGCGCGCCGTCCTGGAGCCGGTGGTCATCGACGGGGTGACGGTCACCTACGCCACGCTTCACAACCCGTCCGACATCACCCGCCGCGGGCTCATGATCGGCGACCAGGTGTTCGTGTACCGGGCGGGCGACGTGATCCCCAGGGTCGAGGCACCGCTGGTCGACCAGCGCACCGGCACCGAGAGCCCGATCGCCTTCCCCGAGGTGTGCCCCCGCTGCGGCGACGCGATCGACACCTCCGAGCAGCGGTGGCGGTGCGTGCGCGGCCGGAGCTGCCAGGCGGTGGCCTCCGTGATCTACGCGGCCGGCCGGGACCAGCTCGACATCGAAGGCCTCGGCGGCACGCGCGCGATCCAGCTGGTCGAGGCCGGTCTGGTCGATGACGTCGCCGACCTGTTCACGCTCACCCGCGAGCAGCTCCTGGGTCTGGAGCGGATGGGTGAGACCAGCGCCGCCAACCTCCTGGCCGCGATCGAGACCGCCCGCGGGGCCGCGTTGAGCCGGGTGTTCTGTGCCCTCGGCGTCCGCGGCACCGGACGTACGATGTCCCGCCGGATCGCCGCGTACTTCGGCTCGATGGATGCGATCAGAGCGGCCGACGCGGACACGCTGGCCGGCGTCGACGGCATCGGCACCGAGAAGGCCCGCGTCATCGCGGCCGAACTCGTCGAACTCGCCCCGCTCCTCGACAAACTCCAGGCCCAGGGGGTCGGTACGCAGATCACCGAACCGCAGAAGCCCGAGGCCGACGGAGACGACGGCGAGGACGCCACGGGCGGCCCGCTGGCCGGACAGGCCGTTGTGGTGACCGGAGCCATGACCGGGCCCCTCGCGGAGTTGTCCCGCAACGAGATGAACGAGCTGATCGAGCGGGCCGGCGGGAAGGCGTCGTCGTCGGTGTCCAAGCGCACCACCCTCGTGGTGGCGGGCGAGAAGGCCGGCTCCAAGCGCGCCAAGGCCGAAGAACTGGGCATCCGTATCCTCGACCCCGAGGAATTCGCCGCCCTCGTCGCCGACCTCCTCCCCACCCCGTAGCCGTCGCCGCCCCCGAGGGCCGGCGATACCGGCCCTCGGAACTCCTGACCGTCCAGGACCGCCCGGACCACGAAACGGTGACTGCAGGACTGGCACGATGCGGGACGCAGGCCGCGGCCGGCAGCGCGAAGCGGCATCGTCATCGACGGAATCCTCCGCCGGGTAGGCGATCCTGACGGCTCCCCACGGCCCGACGCCCCCCCCGCAGGCCACCCCGAATTCGGTGGCGGGTCCGGTCGTCGCCCGCCGGACGAGCGCTGCGTGACAGTACCCCTCGCGGCCCACAGCTGAACCAGTGCCGGTCCGTCACCGGACCAGCGTCAGTGAGACGGTGCGACGCGTGAAGTTGATGTCGGTGATCTCCACGACGACTTCGTCCCCGACGTGCGGCAGCGGGGCGGGGTGGTCGGTGTCGGGAGCGTCGAAGGCGGACTTGTGGAGCAAGCCTGCAATGCCTTCATGTACGTGGACGAAGACGCCGAAGGGGACGACCCTGGTCACGCGGCCGGTAAGCACGCGGCCGAGGTGCGTACGAGCGA comes from Streptomyces virginiae and encodes:
- the ligA gene encoding NAD-dependent DNA ligase LigA, which produces MTPMTENSALLSPAAYVEAVTTAVAASAAYYGDGTTPLGDDEYDGLLRAIAAYEETHPDEVLAASPTGKVAGGAVQGDVPHSVPMLSLDNVFDADELAEWAAGLERRLGHPVAGWCVEPKLDGLAVAARYRRGRLVQVLTRGDGSAGEDITHAADAVLGLPPVLTEPIDVELRGEVLLTTAQFEEANRIRLAHEATPFAHPRSGAAGTLRAKDRPYRIELTFFAYSAIGLDDLGHVALLLRLAALGANTAASTAVAPMRCETVEQVQERIDMIAGLRGDLPFGIDGVVVKADTAEDQRQAGNGSRAPRWAVARKLAAEHKVTRLLAVEWNVGRTGIIAPRAVLEPVVIDGVTVTYATLHNPSDITRRGLMIGDQVFVYRAGDVIPRVEAPLVDQRTGTESPIAFPEVCPRCGDAIDTSEQRWRCVRGRSCQAVASVIYAAGRDQLDIEGLGGTRAIQLVEAGLVDDVADLFTLTREQLLGLERMGETSAANLLAAIETARGAALSRVFCALGVRGTGRTMSRRIAAYFGSMDAIRAADADTLAGVDGIGTEKARVIAAELVELAPLLDKLQAQGVGTQITEPQKPEADGDDGEDATGGPLAGQAVVVTGAMTGPLAELSRNEMNELIERAGGKASSSVSKRTTLVVAGEKAGSKRAKAEELGIRILDPEEFAALVADLLPTP